One window of the Babesia microti strain RI chromosome IV, complete genome genome contains the following:
- a CDS encoding Clp protease (overlaps_old_locusTagID:BBM_III05890), whose protein sequence is MLYLTLVLLFNYVDSYHTVNNNCYNCNKHKILNNNYALNASRPWNYEPQDLPSLLLDKRIIFIGEPITSNSTESIINQLLYLDNKSKHQPISIYINSGQIGQRFDREDVSIAYPETLALSIYDVIQFIQPSITTINLGKAFGTGALILSVGDKGKRFVLPHSQCMLVQPSCLVTTRQAADVAIVAREVLKTRETIVNLIANRTGKSPETVAADVQRNKFFNAQETIDYGLADNILTKECKDQSLKHLQESQ, encoded by the exons atgttatatttaacacTAGTGTTGCTGTTCAATTACGTGGATTCATACCATActgtaaataataattgttacaaCTGCAATAAACATAAGATTTTGAACAATAATTACGCTCTCAATGCTAGTAGGCCTT GGAATTATGAACCGCAAGATCTACCATCATTGCTTTTAGATAAGAGAATCATTTTCATTGGAGAGCCTATCACATCTAAc tCCACGGAATCTATAATAAATCAGTTGTTGTACTTAGACAACAAGTCCAAGCACCAACCTATATCAAT ATACATCAATTCAGGGCAAATAGGCCAAAGATTTGATAGGGAAGATGTATCAATAGCATATCCTGAGACATTGGCGCTTTCCATATATGATGTTATACAATTCATCCAACCCTCAATAACGACAATTAATTTGGGAAAG GCCTTCGGAACTGGAGCTTTGATACTTTCAGTTGGTGACAAAGGCAAAAGATTCGTTTTACCACATTCTCAATGCATGTTGGTACAGCCTTCATGCTTGGTGACAACAAGACAAGCAGCAGACGTTGCTATTGTAGCTAGAGAAGTCTTGAAAACGAGAGaaacaattgtaaatttgattgCTAATCGCACGGGAAAATCGCCAGAAACAGTAGCGGCTGACGTTCAGAGAAATAAGTTCTTTAACGCACAG GAAACCATTGATTATGGTCTTGCTGACAATATCTTAACCAAAGAATGCAAAGATCAATCCTTGAAACATTTACAAGAATCGCAATAA
- a CDS encoding 2-oxoisovalerate dehydrogenase E1 component, alpha subunit (overlaps_old_locusTagID:BBM_III05895) — translation MCSILSKFLKSSLNIDLLVANHSQIRSFTVKPYVKGLRRAEFTNELNVIRDSQVIPIYRILDTNGKLENGHTCPFDLHKVVEYYKDMIRLSICDNIFYNIQRQGRISFYIQNQGEEATQLGSGLALQQQDHIFGQYRELGVLYCKGFSMDDALAQLFGTAGDECKGRQMPISYCKRQSNIHAICTPLTSQLPHASGAGYAFAIQNMDAVAVTYFGEGAASEGDFHAALNFAATYKSQTMFMCRNNGYAISTPVHDQYAGDGIAIRGVAYGMPTIRVDGNDLFACYLATKACREICVNEKTPVCMEFMTYRLGHHSTSDESSQYRGAGELEVWGSTGVNPIIRLKLFLESQGLWDDDKDKELRKKEKSMILEKIRHHEKMKSVDIIPGIFDDVYSYEPWHIKEQREELANHLAKHSSKYNMEKFEKIQ, via the exons ATGTGTAGTATACTGTCAAAATTCCTAAAATCAAGTTTAAACATCGATTTACTTGTTGCAAATCACAGCCAAATACGGTCATTCACTGTCAAACCATATGTGAAAGGGTTGCGTAGAGCAGAATTTACTAATGAATTAAACGTTATACGGGATTCTCAGGTTATACCAATTTATAGGATTTTAGATACAAATGGTAAACTTGAAAATGGACATACTTGCCCTTTTGACTTACATAAGGTTGTAGAGTACTATAAGGATATGATTAGACTTAGCATTTGTGATAATATCTTCTATAATATCCAACGCCAAG GCCGTATCTCCTTCTACATTCAGAATCAAGGCGAAGAAGCCACTCAGCTTGGCTCAGGTTTAGCCTTGCAACAGCAAGACCATATATTTGGCCAATACCGTGAATTAGGAGTGTTGTATTGTAAGGGATTCTCAATGGATGATGCTTTGGCACAACTTTTTGG CACTGCTGGTGATGAGTGTAAGGGAAGACAAATGCCAATTTCCTACTGTAAAAGACAATCTAATATACATGCCATTTGCACTCCGCTAACTTCACAATTACCTCATGCATCAGGAGCTGGGTATGCCTTTgcaattcaaaatatggATGCGGTGGCTGTAACTTATTTCGGTGAAGGCGCTGCGTCTGAGGGTGATTTTCATGCTGCCCTTAATTTTGCAGCCACGTATAAGTCCCAAACTATGTTTATGTGCAGGAACAATGGATATGCCATTAGTACCCCGGTTCATGATCAATATGCCGGGGATGGGATAGCAATTCGAGGCGTTGCCTACGGAATGCCGACAATACG TGTTGATGGCAATGACTTATTTGCATGTTACTTGGCCACTAAAGCATGTAGGGAGATTTGTGTGAATGAAAAGACGCCAGTCTGCATGGAATTTATGACATACAGATTGGGGCATCACAGTACTTCAGATGAATCGTCACAGTATCGTGGTGCTGGAGAGCTTGAAGTTTGGGGTTCAACTGGAGTAAATCCCATAA TTCGATTGAAGCTATTTCTGGAGTCACAAGGCTTATGGGATGATGATAAGGACAAAGAGTTGAGAAAGAAGGAAAAATCAATGATATTGGAAAAAATTAGACATCATGAAAAGATGAAATCTGTTGATATAATCCCTGGAATTTTTGATGACGTGTATAGTTACGAGCCGTGGCATATAAAAGAGCAAAGAGAAGAACTTGCAAATCATCTAGCCAAACATTCTTCAAAGTACAATAtggaaaaatttgaaaagatacaataa
- a CDS encoding V-type H+-transporting ATPase subunit A (overlaps_old_locusTagID:BBM_III05915), translated as MSSCGKRISGTIFKVSGPLIVAENMPGVKMFELVSVGYCHIMGETIRIDCNFVYIQVYEDTSGLGVGDPVVSTGLPLCVELGPGLLGSVFDGIQRPLDGIKLKSNKIYIPRGIQISPLDRTMLWDYNPMPNIKIGDLLSEGDVFGVVYENKLIKNHSIMVPPKYKGKVKFIAPKGKYNIDEKLLELEFQDKTFVCTMTQKWPVREPRPIISKMQGTTPLLTGQRVLDALFPTIKGGTCAIPGAFGCGKTCISQALSKYSDTDVIIYVGCGERGNEMAEILCEFPELSTVVNDEKVAIMERTCLVANTSNMPVAAREASIYTGITIAEYFRDMGYNCTLMADSTSRWAEALREISGRLAEMPADSGYPAYLSSRLSAFYERAGLIKCLGSPTRTGSITVVGAVSPPGGDFSDPVTTSTMSIVQVFWGLDKKLAQRKHFPSVNWATSFSKYERQLEQFYDNFDPEFINYVKKIKDLLHQESELKEILQLVGRDSLSEDQKLTLEIASIIREDFLQQNSFTDYDYKCPLYKTFSIMKSIVIFYNEALRVISDKGQKVSWGTIYNTLRHTINKITNLKFESVDKTEEYYINLTNDLSNEIINGIRSLEN; from the exons ATGAGTAGTTGTGGTAAACGCATATCTGGCACAATTTTTAAGGTCTCCGGACCGT TAATCGTTGCGGAAAACATGCCTGGTGTTAAAATGTTCGAACTGGTTTCTGTTGGTTACTGCCATATCATGGGCGAGACCATCAGAATCGATTGCAACTTCGTTTATATTCAGGTGTATGAGGATACAT CTGGTCTGGGTGTTGGTGACCCGGTTGTAAGTACAGGCCTACCGCTTTGCGTCGAATTGGGACCGGGGCTACTGGGTAGTGTATTTGATGGGATACAACGGCCCCTAGATGGCATCAAGCTCAaatcaaacaaaatttacataccACGTGGCATACAAATATCTCCACTGGATCGTACTATGCTTTGGGATTACAATCCAATGCCTAATATCAAGATTGGCGATCTACTATCTGAAGGTGACGTATTTGGCGTAGTTTATGAGAATAAGCTCATAAAAAATCACAG TATCATGGTCCCCCCGAAATATAAGGGTAAagtcaaatttattgctCCAAAGGGGAAATACAATATCGATGAAAAATTGCTAGAATTGGAGTTTCAAGATAAAACATTTGTTTGTACAATGACCCAAAAATGGCCAGTTAGGGAACCACGCCCCATTATCTCTAAGATGCAGGGAACA ACCCCTCTATTAACTGGTCAAAGGGTGTTAGATGCATTATTTCCTACTATAAAAGGTGGTACTTGTGCAATTCCTGGTGCATTTGGATGTGGAAAAACTTGTATATCACAGGCACTCAGCAAATATTCCGATACTGACGTAATTATATACGTGGGTTGTGGTGAACGTGGGAATGAAATGGCTGAGATTCTATGCGAATTCCCTGAACTATCTACTGTAGTTAATGATGAAAAGGTGGCCATTATGGAACGTACATGCTTAGTTGCCAATACTTCTAATATGCCAGTGGCCGCTAGAGAAGCTAGTATATACACTGGTATTACAATTGCTGAATATTTCCGTGATATGGGTTACAACTGCACTCTTATGGCCGATTCCACTAGCCGATGGGCAGAGGCTCTAAGGGAAATTTCTGGTAGATTGGCTGAAATGCCTGCAGATTCTGGCTATCCGGCCTATTTATCGTCAAGGTTGTCAGCTTTTTATGAACGTGCAG gctTGATTAAGTGCTTAGGTTCACCAACACGAACCGGATCTATTACGGTTGTAGGAGCAGTTTCTCCACCAGGTGGAGATTTTTCAGATCCAGTAACAACTTCTACAATGTCAATTGTTCAAGTATTTTGGGGCCTTGACAAAAAGTTAGCTCAACGAAAACATTTTCCTTCAG tcAATTGGGCTACCTCTTTTTCCAAATATGAGCGCCAGCTTGAGCAGttttatgataattttgatccagaattcattaattatgtCAAAAAAATCAAGGATTTATTGCAT CAAGAATCTGAATTGAAAGAAATTCTACAATTGGTGGGCCGTGACTCATTGTCTGAGGATCAAAAATTGACCCTTGAAATTGCTAGTATAATTAGGGAAGATTTTTTGCAACAAAATTCATTCACCGACTATGACTATAAATGTCCATTATACAAGACATTCAGCATAATGAAATCAATTGTCATCTTTTACAACGAGGCGCTCAGGGTTATCAGTG ATAAGGGTCAAAAAGTGAGTTGGGGAACTATTTACAATACACTTAGACATACAATTAACAAGATTACCAATTTAAAGTTTGAG AGTGTCGATAAGACGGAGGAGTACTATATCAATTTGACCAATGACCTAAGCaatgaaattatcaacGGCATTAGGTCTCTCgaaaattga
- a CDS encoding conserved Plasmodium protein, unknown function (overlaps_old_locusTagID:BBM_III05900), whose translation MVNTNYARKWFIRRIAENTVKNKINHFGASAPSLFHASDKFTSSNLLNTVESNNSSDKYLLSIAKLSHRKQKFDLAIWRAISNKLELINHLLTPQQLIVLLHCFKQIKFSSNHIFTKCIDRLNGKISQLDLYHLSLIALTFRHNNPPSWLISQVSSHSIYNIQSLCISTLTQKQIIWNFESITHILGSFSAIDCANQQLFQLAAEKLIKLIESIKLIPGHYIHKLITSYCRLCYSHIRLFDVLCEQIFSCKLNNKELSDIKIGFESVQYFNPKLVRFIAYRSVIFGSK comes from the exons ATGGTTAATACCAATTATGCCCGTAAATGGTTCATTAGACGCATAGCTGAGAATACGGttaaaaacaaaattaatcattttgGCGCTTCTGCACCTTCTTTATTCCATGCTAGTGATAAGTTTACAAGCAGCAATCTGTTGAATACAGTGGAATCTAATAATTCATCTGATAAGTACTTGTTAAGTATTGCTAAATTGTCTCACCGTaagcaaaaatttgatttggCAATATGGCGTGCaatatcaaacaaattagaactcataaatcatttattgaCCCCGCAGCAATTGATCGTTCTTTTGCATTGCTTCAAgcagataaaattttcatcaaatcACATATTTACAAAGTGTATAGATCGACTTAATGGTAAAATTAGCCAGCTAGATTTGTACCATTTGTCATTAATAGCTCTTACTTTTAGACACAACAATCCACCTTCTTGGCTAATATCTCAAGTTTCGTCTCACAGTATATACAACATACAGTCATTATGCATTAGCACATTAACacaaaaacaaataatttggaattttgaaTCCATAACACATATTCTGG gctCATTTTCTGCAATCGATTGTGCtaatcaacaattattCCAATTGGCAGCTGAAAAACTCATTAAATTAATCGAatcaatcaaattaataccAGGTCATTATATACACAAGCTAATAACTAGCTATTGTag attGTGTTATAGCCACATCCGTTTATTTGACGTACTATGtgaacaaatattttcttgCAAGCTTAACAATAAGGAATTATCggatataaaaattggaTTTGAGTCtgtacaatattttaatcCGAAATTAGTGAGATTTATCGCATATCGTAGTGTCATTTTTGGCAGTAAATga
- a CDS encoding mitochondrial ribosomal protein S35 precursor, putative (overlaps_old_locusTagID:BBM_III05905), producing the protein MLANIYRNITHFNNIMCHCYENNILSQLNMMILQVRWKKKRRKREKFPVTPDILEARSRTPATRLVDRIGAPEPSYVMAKTIRNEISRVSRGIRTTRHFAFRNKFRKLGLEHFLTDGSNLPSTFVTPLTKLQHQSNLPRTFDTNRFTFPHALHYKIIWRGEAVVKHTPLYAVAVTFNLYDLPLNSRQIDHVKEILGPQRFDESSGIAMLYADIFPELNHNAAYLGDITECLIKEAKKFT; encoded by the exons atgttggcaaatatttatcGCAATATCACacattttaacaatattatgTGTCACTGCTATGaaaataacatattatCACAACTAAATATGATGATCCTCCAAGTGCGATGGAAAAAGAAGCGAAGGAAGAGGGAGAAGTTTCCAGTGACTCCTGATATTTTAGAGGCTAGATCAAG AACGCCAGCAACACGATTGGTTGACAGAATTGGTGCACCTGAACCTTCTTATGTAATGGCCAAAACAATTAGAAATGAAATATCCCGTGTCTCTCGGGGTATAAGAACTACTAGGCATTTCGCCTTTAGGAATAAATTCAGG aAACTAGGTCTTGAACATTTTTTAACAGATGGATCGAATCTGCCTTCTACCTTTGTCACTCCATTGACTAAATTGCAACACCAATCCAATTTACCTAGAACTTTTG ATACAAATAGATTTACATTTCCTCATGCATtacattacaaaattatttggagGGGTGAAGCTGTTGTAAAACATACTCCATTATATGCGGTTGCAGTGACATTCAATTTATACGATTTGCCCCTAAATAGCAG ACAAATAGATCATGTAAAAGAGATTCTAGGACCGCAGCGATTTGACGAATCAAGTGGAATTGCAATGCTTTATGCTGATATATTCCCCGAATTAAACCACAATGCAGCGTACCTAGGTGACATTACTGAATGTCTAATTAAAGAAGCTAAAAAGTTTacttga
- a CDS encoding hypothetical protein (overlaps_old_locusTagID:BBM_III05910) codes for MSCCNARIKSMENISKWKYQGSDCIMHGPYDSLLMLKWISLGYFDESTVVQDVRFDNKMLLKMAVINLKEDAIRHAKSILSCPHHTSQIYAIATNEASQTMELAGVDERTESVSTSDHSARSDFSMQNVPIVYRNIPNIDNINIYNATITNNTSNSHAKINNSDTYTKNIESAGLIDELNINNIDGNDTKNKELQLDSEIKYCKTNIGQFLEMPKDKNYLQNAMFLPRFNNDILDLSPKSDKSNVASTSPKTPKVSGVETILGLDEAERHLKRIEKHKISGYLEKIMCMGTDIHIVGQLN; via the exons ATGTCCTGCTGCAATGCCAGAATTAAATCTAtggaaaatatttccaaatggAAATATCAA GGCAGTGATTGCATAATGCATGGACCATATGACAGTTTACTTATGCTCAAATGGATTTCTCTGGGCTACTTTGATGAGTCTACTGTGGTTCAGGACGTCAGATTTGATAACAAAATGTTGCTTAAAATG gctgtgataaatttgaaagaGGATGCCATTAGACATGCTAAATCCATACTAAGCTGCCCTCACCACACAAGCCAAATTTATGCCATAGCGACAAACGAAGCCAGTCAAACTATGGAACTTGCAGGTGTTGATGAAAGGACGGAATCAGTATCTACATCTGATCATTCTGCTAGGAGTGATTTTTCCATGCAGAATGTCCCTATTGTATATCGCAACATACCAAACATAGACAATATTAACATATACAACGCCActattacaaataatacctCTAATAGCCATgccaaaattaataatagtgATACTTATactaaaaatattgaatctGCTGGATTAATAGATGAATTGAACATTAATAACATTGATGGAAATGACACGAAAAATAAAGAGCTACAATTGGACagtgaaattaaatattgcaaaacTAACATAGGCCAGTTCTTAGAAATGCCAAAGGATAAGAATTATCTCCAAAATGCAATGTTTTTGCCTCgatttaataatgatatattagATTTATCACCAAAGTCCGATAAATCCAATGTCGCTAGTACAAGTCCAAAAACACCAAAAGTTAGTGGCGTAGAAACAATTTTAGGGCTAGATGAGGCTGAAAGGCATTTAAAACGGATAGAAAAGCATAAGATTAGCGGATATTTGGAAAAGATAATGTGTATGGGTACAGATATTCACATAGTTGGTCAACTCAACTAA
- a CDS encoding cytochrome c (overlaps_old_locusTagID:BBM_III05925): MAQPDIIDDNFVLPPGDAKRGAKLFKKHCQQCHSMRPDNRQPSGFAAVGPSLFNVYNRTAGIDNATTNTGFSVSMDNIGIVWNESNLMRYMKNPQAYVQSPIGMNFSGLPKFQDRVDIVHFLKTLTYDHEFGRNIAKECYNR, from the exons ATGGCTCAACCTGAcataattgatgataattttgtgcTACCCCCAGGAGACGCAAAAAGGGGTGctaaattgttcaaaaaaCACTGCCAACAATGTCACTCTATGAGACCTGATAATCGGCAGCCTTCTGGCTTTGCCGCTGTAGGACCTTCGTTGTTCAACGTATACAATCGCACTGCTGGAATAGACAACGCCACCACCAACACGGGCTTTTCTGTCTCAATGGATAATATTGGGATTGTTTGGAACGAATCCAATTTAATGAG GTACATGAAAAATCCACAGGCTTATGTACAATCACCCATCGGAATGAATTTCTCCGGTTTGCCAAAATTCCAAGATCGCGTAGACATTGTACACTTTCTGAAGACCCTCACTTACGACCATGAATTTGGTCGCAATATTGCAAAAGAGTGTTATAATCGCTAG
- a CDS encoding hypothetical protein (overlaps_old_locusTagID:BBM_III05920) gives MGNVTSADVTKRWIYDVPPSYDDRRPKKLRSMIRSSSNRKAIKITLSYHSNSNCSSENESSYCSSTSSRKIRSSSNSRRFDSSRIRSRTTSNYRERRIGTNRAWHSALSVLLNTKLIQYIECYISYLKQHALVSDEHLWHKEWNIPSCRNLYDFLASYTKIVIGEKSHLQSELFAFRRLYSVYDYFIGSFYSYLNSIAEECTSVCNAVKGATNNELKRSFEFGDIDNEDIISMGRCCKRQKLSMNDALIVGVNVVRNSQFKELFSRFTDKNPVKMLNTSQKAMAALNRLYKMIMALNMNYQICNRPSKMMRSVKDGLFSLKFSPLLPAPQLPNFPQLPQLSQLSTMLSPYMTSVSTIKLVPSIGSIRLISYIASMTNIRSIVRTVVDNDTNNKIVLGGESNIFDENVDEKEQRFKEYIAMHTSHWGEEAYDHVEVRLCTNNDINSFGIPDTCTVM, from the coding sequence ATGGGAAATGTTACATCCGCTGATGTCACTAAACGGTGGATTTATGATGTGCCCCCATCTTATGATGATCGCCGGCCTAAAAAATTGCGCTCCATGATCAGGTCCTCATCTAACCGCAAAGCAATCAAAATTACGCTATCATATCATTCTAATAGCAATTGTTCATCCGAAAATGAATCGTCCTATTGTTCATCTACTTCATCTAGGAAAATTCGCTCCAGCAGCAACTCTAGGCGCTTTGACTCTTCTCGAATTAGGTCTAGAACTACTTCCAATTACAGGGAAAGGAGAATTGGTACAAATCGTGCCTGGCATTCTGCCTTGTCTGTGCTACTTAACACAAAATTGATCCAGTATATTGAATGTTACATATCGTATTTAAAACAGCATGCACTAGTTTCAGATGAACATTTATGGCATAAGGAATGGAACATACCGAGTTGTCGCAACTTGTATGATTTCCTTGCCAGTTACACAAAGATTGTAATTGGTGAAAAGTCGCATCTACAATCTGAATTATTTGCGTTTAGAAGATTGTATAGTGTATATGATTACTTCATTGGATCTTTTTATTCATACCTAAATTCTATAGCTGAAGAATGCACTTCTGTTTGCAATGCTGTAAAAGGCGCCACTAATAATGAACTAAAGAGatcatttgaatttggTGACATTGACAATGAAGACATAATCAGCATGGGTAGGTGCTGCAAGAGACAAAAACTATCTATGAATGACGCATTGATTGTGGGAGTCAATGTAGTCCGAAATTCACAGTTCAAGGAGCTATTTTCCAGGTTTACTGACAAAAATCCAgttaaaatgttaaatactTCGCAGAAAGCCATGGCAGCCCTAAACAGGCTATATAAGATGATAATGGCCttgaatatgaattatcaaatttgtaatCGGCCTAGTAAAATGATGAGAAGCGTTAAAGATGGACTATTTTCGTTAAAATTTTCGCCATTATTACCTGCACCACAACTCCCAAATTTTCCACAATTGCCTCAATTGTCACAGTTAAGTACTATGTTATCCCCTTATATGACTTCTGTCTCAACTATCAAACTAGTCCCTTCAATAGGGTCAATAAGGTTGATCTCCTACATTGCATCAATGACAAATATAAGGAGTATTGTAAGGACTGTAGTTGATAATGAtactaataataaaattgttctTGGCGGTGaatccaatatatttgatgaaaatgtCGATGAAAAGGAGCAGCGTTTTAAAGAATACATCGCTATGCATACATCGCATTGGGGTGAAGAGGCCTATGATCATGTAGAAGTTAGGTTATGTACcaataatgatattaacAGTTTTGGGATTCCAGATACTTGTACagttatgtaa